The Fusarium poae strain DAOMC 252244 chromosome 2, whole genome shotgun sequence nucleotide sequence agacaaaGTAGGATCTGCGGTCTTTGTTTACGGAGAATCGATGATGCGAACTACGGGGAGGGCGATTCATGGGGGAGGACTAGCAGTTTAAGTCTATTAAGAGTCTCAACAGGATCCCATTTCTAACAACGCGAGTCAGGTGGATGCGCGCGCTAACAGTTCGCCAATTATCAGGATTTACGTTGTTGATGAGGCCTTGCAGAAGCATACGTACATATACGAGGATGCTGtcgaaacaaacaaacaaacgcGGTATGTTACAGCAAAGTGGGCTCGGCACATCCTACAGCTTCCTGTTAGGGTCAGCTCTTGGCAAGCAGTTACCCGGGGAGTGACAGCCAAGCAATGGTCTAACCAACCCGAATTGACAAGCCAGAGAGGCGAGGCAGCCCCAACGGCGGTTGTTCTGAGCTCGGCATAGTACGTACATGGATGTAAGCCGCATCGAATCTTGCTCCACTGCCGATGGATTTTTGTCGTGCCGGCTATTGGCAACTCTGTCGCCATCAGACCATTCTTGACGCAGGGGTAATTTTGACGCTCAATACTTGGACTTCGATTTCAGGGAGCAACCACCGGCGGTCAAGAATTATAGACGGGTCAAGTGGTAACTAGGTACTAGAGTGAAGCGATTTAAATTAAGGAGTCTTTATCCGTATTCGACGCAACTTATACAGTAGCCGCTTGACAAGCtctcttttcctcttttaCCGTGCTCCGCCTGGCCGATCTCCATATAAACTTGTCCTGTGAGCCACAACAACTCCGAGACGATCTTTCCCCGCCGTGGGGACGCAAGGAACGAGGGCTTCTGTGGCATCTAATCTCATGTAACTCGATAGACCAGACGGGCCGCAACGTGTATCGTGCACATGATATGTAAATGTGCACTATCGAAATGTCGTGGCCACGTCGATCGCACTTTGCTAGCAGTCTCGACTTCTACATGTGAGGGGTGAGTTGAGCTTGAGTTTGTGTTCATTCGCCGTGACTATGGATGAATCCGGTTTACTAGATAGCGCGTGAGCGAAGCTGCCCAGTTTGACCAGAAAGCTAGGTTCATAATAAATGAACTATCGAATTTTAACTGCCACTCATTCCTAAGAGCAGAAGCTCGCCGATTGCTTCTGGAAACTCTGTGTATCTCACAACCCCTCAGTTCACAAAAGTCGACAGTTTACATCCTCGAGATGGATGGCTTGATGTAACTCGAATACTGATTTGACTTGTCCTAACCTTGAAAAGTAGGTTTCGTCATTCCGGTCTCATTATAGATTCGACCCAGACCCTTCTTGGAGAGCTGAGCGATCTCACCTCACCTGGAAAGCAGTGCCAAGTCGTACAAGTGTGCATGGAGATCCCCTCATCTGCAGACTTGCAACTCGCAGACAGCTCCACCCCCATCGCTTTCTTATTCCTATTGCAATCTTCCCGCCACGCCATAGTCAGCATGTATTCTGCAACACGGTCAAACTCGGGCTTCGAGCGGGAAATCATGCCATAGTCTGCATTTCAACCCAATGGCATGTTGGTTGCCCGCTCCCACTCTATCTTTGGGCAGCCCTGCAGAAGCTCGCATAGGATCTAAGTTCCGGGCCTAGGCCAGTATATGCTAAGGAATTCATGCACATGATTCTGAACCAAAGCATGCAGCAAGTAATATTTTTTCTGGGGATTGCTATATGCAAGTATGTGTTGTTTCATGCATAGTAGACCCGATCTTTCCAAAACCTTCTGTATGATGGGATGCTGTGCTTTGTAAGTATACAAGACGCTGAGATCGTCAAGGCTGTGACTCATGGCTGTCAAGACGGTAGACTGACTCTCTCAAAAACGCAGCCCGCTCTAAATCAATTGTCTCTTTGGAGTTTTATGCGAAACTTAATTATACAAGACATCTACATCATTGGGCGAGTGTCTGAGAAGTGTTTTGGTCAGAGTGTCAACCCCTCACAACAGTTTCTTGAGACTTCGTTTGTAACTGTGGCAAAGCGAGGGGATCTTCGAATCATTTGAGAGTCCATAGACACTTCTTCTTATTTTTCTTGGGCATGATATACTTATACCACTTAATCTGATTTGTCTAGGTTCTGGATAGTTAGGCTTATGAAAGATGAATTCCTGTAAGTGGTGCAATGGATTGTGCAGGTCAGGAGGCAAGTTTATACCATTTATTAACCAATACAACGCTGTAAGAGGGCCACTTAGAGTCTGTTTATCTCAACAATCAATCAGCATGTATTCTATATACGTATAGTTGTGCCTTTTCGTGCTCCATGTAATCATTTGTGAGTTGAAGCACGTGATAAAATTGACGAGGCTTCCGCTGGTTTAACACGAGCTTCTTAAACTAATGTACATCTTCGGAAGAATATTTATCATTATATATGAATTCAATCCCGACATGACAAATATGGGCATCAAGGTAAGCTACAGTGCAAAGTCTTCTGATATACCTAGGTCTCTGTCGAGGTTGTCGGGTTGAAAGTTATGGCACAAAACATGAACATAAAACGTGATAACTAAGagaagatattattttattgGCTCAATAACTGCAATAATagacgaagcttcttctacATGATGTCCCCGTCAATCTTTCCGATGGGAAGGCCTGCGTTAGTACGTGTAAGGGAGTCTCAGTCAAGCACAGAGATTCAGGCTCGTCCCGTCAATCCAAGTCCATGTGAATCAACTAATACATAGGGGTCAATCATACCAGAAGAGGCAGCATGTTTTAGCGAGAACGATGCTTTTACTCAAAGCGCACGTGAACAAATGGACGATATAAATGTATCTCGATATCAATAGCGCCTATTGGGTATGTGAAAAGCAAGTCCATCAAGGAACAAAAAACACTGGCTAATCGTAAATTCTGAACAGACTTTTGGGAGATTTTTCTCATGATGCACCAACCGTTACAACCAAGATTATGCAAAAATGGAAAACATTTTAGAGGGGGGATGTGGCCCAGCACGGTTGTGAAGGTCAGTATCAGCTAGGAAGGATAAAAACAGTCGTCATGACGAGCCTCATCGTGGAGTGAAGGCCCTCGCACAGAGCTTGCAACTGAAACAGTCCTCCCCTCATGGCACTCATAGTCCAAGAATTCGTTGTGCGCCATAGCATTCATGTACATGCTCACGGAACCCTTCTGGAGACCACAGACGAGTCAGTAACGCTAGAAGTGGACGATATGGCCCAACATCCGCTGGGACAATTTTTGAGAAAGCAGGTGGAGGGAGTATGCCCTGCATATAATGGCTGTACGTAACGAGGCATCCCTTACATAGGACGCCTTTCTCAGCGCCAGTATCTGAGAGATATGGAAACCGAATGGAGGCCATTCCACCAAAGTCATCTTCCACCACTTCGGCTTTTCGGGGCAGTCTCGACAGATCACATCCCGGAGAGTCCAGCGAAGCTTCGTGAAAATGTCTGAAAATAGCAGCATCTTTCATGGATACTGTGCCAGGCTGGTATGTTGGCCTCAACTTGGCAAGCTCCTCAGCTGAGCCATGTATTTCCAGCGCAAGCTTCTTTGCTTGCTTGACGCTGACAATATGTTCCACCTGTTTATGAACAAACTGGAACCTCAGGCCAAAGGTACCAGGAATACTGTGCATGATAGGGATTCGTCCCAAATCATCATCGGTGAGACCAAAGCACTGCTTCGCCATAGCTGGGGAAGTCATTCGGAGAGCCTGGTTCTCATATAGACATTCGAAACAAACCCTCTCACAAGTGGGCAAAAAGAGAAACCCGCCAAAGGCAAAGCACGACACACATTTGCTCTGCCGGAGGGCAAAGTGAAGAAGAGTGGCAGGATGATGACCTAGCAGATGAGTCTGGCCCAAAGCGGCCAATGCCTCTGGAGCATGCTGAACCATCTCGTTGTAAACTGGCAAATCCTCTATGACATCTTTGCCCAGGAGAGATACCCGCGAAAGGCGGGACAATGACTGGACATCGAGAAGATCAAGGACTGAGAGCAGAAGCTCTGCAGGGAGGAGGCCCAATTGGCCGAGAGATGAAGCATAGACTCGTGGCTGGCTGAAGATGGGTGTAATAGATGGGAGAGTCTGATTGGGTGCATGACGAATCATGCCATTGAATTGAGATTCCCCGTCACGGATGAGTTGTTGAatgccgctgctgctgcaggATGTAGCCATGGCAATATATAAGGACGGATGGATGTAAGAGGAATAGACAGATAGTagtaatatagtaaatagttTCTATGGAGGAATTGATGGACAATAGcacaaggaagagaagaggaagaggaagaaaaatTATAGAAGGGACACTAGTAGACAGAATGGGTGACACTAAACTTATAGCTCAGAAACAAGAAAGCGGTAAAATAGTTGCACGAGTTATGGagagaaataaaaaagaccGAGGTGTTGACCAACTATCCTTACTCGGCAGGACGAGCCGCTTAGATTCAAGGATCTCAGATAtgagaaaaaaaagcaagACTTGTTGTAGTAACCAGCTGGTGTCTTGGAAATGTATGTACGGCACTGTTGAATATGCATGGCCATGGGttctatctagatagttaATTAAGCGCGGGGGTGTTTTTTGATGTTGGGGGGCATTTGGTGTAAGTTGATGACCATGTAGATACTAGATAGCCATGTATTTACTAGACTGTGCCTTACACTTAGTTGATTGTTGTTGCAATAAGGTTTCATCTCACATTGTTCACCTTAAGTATTTGACTTGATCAATGGCAAGACTCTGGTGTTTGCTGGATTACCTAGTACGATGGCTCTCGTGATACCCATGACCTTGCACCCATGATGGACGAGACTGTATTGTGCATATGACAAGCCGGTCTTCAAGTTCCGGCTCTTTCTCCACCAAAAATGTCTTGAACTTGACTCAACCAGAGATCTTGTTGAATTTTCTTGCCGCGGATTTTAGTCATTCTGGAATAGTAACTATCATCACCCAGTAGATCCTCATTGGCCACGGTTAGTCTTAATCTCGAAGAGTTCCGGGCCGGCCCTTTGCAAGTTTGCTCACGTTACTAGTGTTGGGTGACATGACAGCTGGAATATCGGGAGGTCATCCTGCACAAGAGAGCTCGTGTGTGTGCGTATTGTTTACAATTCAATATGACTAAATCGAGAGACATGTCTATCAGTGGAACAGAGCAATTAGACTGACTGTTCAAGGCCAGTATCATTGTAGTTCAACTGTCAAAGAGATGATCAAGTTGAGAAGTCCATGATACGCAACTTCGACTGTTGTCCTTTTCGTTTTCTGATTGCAACATCATCAAATTCAGTCTTGAACATCTCTCAGTATAATTACCACAAAACGCCCTACAAGTCTATATCACTATAAAATGAGCAATCCTCATTACACACGTTCAAATGATCCTCCTTAGTGCCCCACTAGCCGCTCTCTTGGACTCTTAGCTTAGCTTTCCTTTCCTCAGGTTGGTAGGTTGGGGGTTGTCGTCGGTTCGGACTCGAGCAACAGGCTCGGTCGAGGGCTCGGATATTCGAGACATTATTCCACTTCCGTCTATAGCTTCGGACATGTTTTTTCTCCATCGtactcaacaacaacaaatccGCATTTGATCTACATTCGCTTGCCTCACTTTATTTGTGTGAGTTCGAATTTGTTGAAGCATCCGTAAATGCGCAAATAATCACATTCTTGCAACACTTCACAGTAGTGTGAAACTGATGAGCCGTCTGAAACCGAAGCTCTTTCATCCACTGACTAGTCGAACTAGCGGGGCTGTTATCGATATTCAATCTTTAATGGGTGTTGTGAACTCTGCTGGTCCACTGCCCAGGTCGGTACTGTAGGACACGGATACTTGTCTCCGCTGCATGGTCAAGTTACATCAATATTTTTCTAGTTTCGGTACTCGGGAGAGCATGTCTATGCTTTCAACAAACATAAAACTTGGTCTTTATTGGCTTTGGGAAAGATTTGCTAGCAAGAATTTTCTGCTGTGTTTTCGGTCCGATACTGATGGCGTGTAAGGGTTGGACAGCAGCTTTGTGCGATCTATCTGAACTTGTTGGTAACTGTTAGTCTCGTTGGAAGGCAATCAGAACATGTCAAGTCTCGTTAATAAGCTTATGGACTGATTATCTGATCTGATCGTCCAGATCCAATCGCCCCAGTTTACGAGGCTCTCACATCACGAGGGTGGTCAACGGATATTTCACCGAACCCTTATCGTGCATTACTATCATGGCGTCTTAGTAACTTAATTTCATATTTTTTCACCAATTCTATAGGTCTAGTCATATAATAGCCACCGTAAATGACTGAGAATGGGTGTTATGTTACTCAAAAAAAAGTAGGTCGTGTTGTTGATTCACAGAAATGTACACGTGTCTTGGAGAAGGGATTTCATAATTAAGAGAGAAAGATGTACACCCGCGATTTCGTACAGTCACCTATTTCAAGAAACTGAGAGATTAGGACTTATGCTCGATTAGTTTGAAGTTTCTATTTCTGTTCTCTTCATAAGGTCTCAAGGAAGGTGACAGATGTTGAGCCAGCATGAGTGAAAATAAGGAAAATATTGTATATTTCTCATTACCAAtgtttaaaataaaaacattCTATTCATGTGACATACTGTTTCTGATTAATATTCGGTCGCATTTTTGTGATAAACTTTACAGATTCACATTTCAATTGTCTGTGGTTGTGATTCCCGCGAGATACAGGGTAAACGCAGTCTTTGCCATTTCCGTGAGTGTGCGAGAGAAGTCAAGAAATGGTGGGTGGTTTATGTATTGTATTAGAATgattatataaattcttttgCTTGATGCCTGTCGTCCAAACTGATTGTTTTTGAGATAGGCTATCCTGTTATTGTGCTTTGCAGACTGATTAAACTTGCCATAAGGTTTAGGCTTAGCAAACATAACTGGATTGTCATAATTCCTGGCTTGATTGACCACTAACTCACGGCAAGGCCGTTTCCGGATCAAAGCGTCGAACAATGCAATCGCTTTCCTATAGACTCATTAGAAAAAATGAAGCAAACAACCGCGTAGAATGAGATGTCGTTGGTGATGGGTGACTGACAAAGAGAATTACCCCGCCAAGTGCATATCCCCATTGGGCCCATCAACGAAAACGTCCACTTTGACGGACAATATAGTGGGGTTGATATGGGATGCGAGATGGCCATGGCTTGAAGAACAATGTCAACCGAAATATTCATTGTTGCCAGGTTCATTACAGCAcccaaaaagaaaaaaggctttccTTCATATAATTCAGCTGCGTGATGAGAGCTCGTTCTCGTCTTACTCGTCCTCGCCCTCGTGTTTTGTTTCCGCATAGCAATACCAGCAATACCAGCAGCAACACCAAGCCAAAACCAAAACCCAACACCAGGATGGCTTCAGTACAAACACCGCCACAGTCAGGGGTGCATCTGGAACCCTCCATCCCTCAACTCTTCACCACCGATCCTCCCATTCACGATGATCTACCCACAGAGTCGTCCCGCCTGCAGGACGAAACCATAGACGAAGTTTTGCCCTTCCTTAACGGCGAGGAACACCAACAATGCAACTCCCATGGCCTACCCCATCTGGACCGACGTCGCCATGTCAACTTCTTGCACAAGCAGCTGGGTAAGCTGCCCGCTGCCTTTACCTCTGCTGATCCCAGCCGGCCCTGGTTCTTCTACTGGTGTCTCTCTGCTCTAGTTCTTCTGGGAGAGGACGTCGAACCGTACCGGGAGAGACTCGTTGATACCGTCCGACCGATGCAGAATCCCGGCGGAGGATTCGCTGGCGGCTTCGGGCATACCTCGCATCTCGCCACCTCCTATGCAGCCGTCCTGTCGCTGGCTCTAGTCGGCGGTGAGGATGCCTACGAATGTATTGACCGACGAGCCATGTGGAGATGGCTATGCTCGCTCAAGCAACCTGATGGAGGGTTCCAGATGGCCCTGGGCGGCGAGGAGGATGTCAGGTATGTGCATACTGTACCACTCCATCGCGTTGCGCCATGCATTCCCTTCCACAATGGCACCACGGCGATCCAACCCCGATTGTCATCATGTCGTGAACCGTGAATAGACTCACCTACCATTATTTCCTTCGTATCAATATGCAGACTGACAGCATTACAGGGGTGCGTACTGCGCAGCCGTCATCATCTCTTTGCTCAACCTCCCTCTTGAGCTATCACAGGATTCTCCCGCACGATCTGCCGGCCATACTGGTCTGTTTGCAGGACTGGCCAACTACGTGCACAGATGTAAGTGATGCATGAAGCCCTAGACATCCGTGGTCCCTCTCTGATCGTCCACCTTGAAAAGGTCAAACGCACGAGGGCGGCGTGTCGGCCAAGCCGGGCATTGAAGCACACGGTGCATATGCCTTTTGCGCTCTCGGATGCCTTTCGATTATTGATTCTCCACATCGAGCCATCCCGCGGTATGTCCCTCTGTCTTTCCTCTATCCACTTAAAGTTTGACATAAGCGGTGCATACTAACCCAGTTCTGGTCCTCCGGGGTTTGTAGACATCTCAATGTACCACTGCTCATCTCGTGGCTGTCATCTCGTCAGTACGCCCCCGAGGGTGGTTTCTCGGGTCGCACAAATAAGTTAGTCGACGGTTGTTACAGTCACTGGGTCGGAGGGTGCTGGCCGCTCATCGAGGCCGCTCTTAACGGACCCGGGCCGGGACCTGAAGGGAAAGAGGCCAGCCTAGAAGGCCGCCCGCTACCTGCGGCCGAGTATAGCCTCTTCAGCCGTGACGGTTTGATCCGATACATTCTTTGTTGC carries:
- a CDS encoding hypothetical protein (BUSCO:21210at5125) — encoded protein: MASVQTPPQSGVHLEPSIPQLFTTDPPIHDDLPTESSRLQDETIDEVLPFLNGEEHQQCNSHGLPHLDRRRHVNFLHKQLGKLPAAFTSADPSRPWFFYWCLSALVLLGEDVEPYRERLVDTVRPMQNPGGGFAGGFGHTSHLATSYAAVLSLALVGGEDAYECIDRRAMWRWLCSLKQPDGGFQMALGGEEDVRGAYCAAVIISLLNLPLELSQDSPARSAGHTGLFAGLANYVHRCQTHEGGVSAKPGIEAHGAYAFCALGCLSIIDSPHRAIPRHLNVPLLISWLSSRQYAPEGGFSGRTNKLVDGCYSHWVGGCWPLIEAALNGPGPGPEGKEASLEGRPLPAAEYSLFSRDGLIRYILCCCQDQSKRGGLRDKPSKYSDAYHTCYVLSGLSSAQHRWTLDAARPHEVDVKGDSWSVTPYMEGEQIFDEEDRVATVHPVYVIPQHKVEGMQNYFSSKHGF